The bacterium genome contains the following window.
CCGGACATCCCGAAGGCTTTGTCAAAATGATCTTTGATGCAAAGTACGGGGAGCTGCTCGGTACGCATATCATCGGTTCCGAAGCGACGGAGCTGATCGCCGAGGCTGCCCTGGGCCGCACACTCGAAACCACCGAACATGAAGTGATCAAGACCGTGCATGCCCATCCAACACTTTCGGAAGCACTGATGGAAGCCGCAGCCCAGGCTTACGGTGAATCCGTCAATTTCTGACCGAAACGAGAACACTGAATTCCCAGACAACATCACGGAGGAGTACGCCATGAATACGCCCTTTTCCTCCATTCGTCTCGTCGGAATGGTTCATCTGCTCCCGCTGCCGGGTTCTCCCGGGTATGGAGGCTCCCGCGCCGATATACGGGACCGTGCGATCAGGGACGCCGTCACGTTGCAAAACGCGGGGTTTGACGCGGTTCTCATCGAAAACTACGGCGACGCACCGTTCGCCCGTGATGACGCAGGCAAACATGTCACAGCTGACATGACCGCCTTCACTACCGCGGTCATGCAGGAGATCGATCTGCCCGTCGGCGTGCAGGTGCTGCGCAACGATGCTGCAGCAGGACTCGCCATTGCAGCCGCGACCGGCGCACGTTTCCTGCGCGTCAATGTCCATGTCGGTGCCATGCACACAGACCAGGGCATCATTGAGGGACGCGCATACGACACCCTGCGCTTCCGTCGCGAAATCGATGCGATGTCGGTGCATGTTCTTGCTGATGTCTTCGTGAAGCATGCCGCACCTATCACACCGACATCCATTCGTGACGCCGTGCGTGATACCGTGGAACGCGGACTCGCGGATGGTATTATCGTGACGGGAAGCGGCACCGGAGAAGCGGCAGACCTCGAGGAAGTACAGAGAGCCACGGAATCCACCGCCGCTCCTGTGTTTGTCGGCAGCGGTGTTCGTCACGAAACGCTGGCCGAGACTCTGGCACTTGCACATGGTGTTATCGTTGGTACCGCCATCAAGGTAGGCCGCATTACGCGCGCGCCTGTGGATCCGGAAGGCAGCAGGCAATTTGTTGACGAGGCTCGCGCACTCATGCGTTGATCTGTTCCCAACATTCCTTTCCCCGCATCTCCGCACTGCCTTGCGTGCGGAGGTGCGAGCATGTCACATCCCCCGATTCCTGAGGATCACCTCCACCTTTCTCCCCAGCCGTGGATCATCCCCCGGTGCAGTCATGAGCTGCTCCTCATTGACATCTGCCACGCTGATCCGGTAGGCATTCATTTTCTGGCGCACAAGGTATTCGAGGACGCGGTTTGCACGGCGGCGAGCCAATTGCTGGTTGTAGGTATCATCTCCGATATCATTCGCATACCCGCGCACCTCGGCAAACTGCTCCGGATGCTGGTTGAGCTGGCGTGCCACGTTGTCGAGAATCATGCGTGACTCCTCTGTCAGCTGATCACCGTCTATGGGGAAATACACTTCCGAGACAACGACCTTGAGCTTTTCGGCCTTTTCAGCGGAACCGGCGATGCTCTGCAGTTTGAGTGCCTCTGTGAAGGATTGCTGCACGTGCTCGGCAAACAGTGCATCGCGACGAGGTCCGACAGTACCGATGGGCGCGAGCTTCAGCGGCTCGCGCATGCGATTCGGACGGGTGCTCCCGCTCTCCTTTTCCCGCTCTGCAGCCGACTGCCCGGCCTCGAAGAAATTCACGACCAGCTCCTCGTCACCTTCCGCGGCGACGTCAACTGCCGTGTTCACGATGGCAGTACGCGCATCGTCTGCCCTCGCACCAAAGATGGGACGCAGATCGATGTTGAGAAATTTGCCCTGCGCCAGGCTGCTCAGTTCGTGCGTCCATTCTACCGTGGAAACGCGAACGACATAGTTTCCACGCGGGAGCAGCGCATCGCCCTGATTGCGCTGCAACAACTCATTGAGATCCAGGAATTCATCCGCCGTAAATGCATCCTTCGGACCGTCAAGGTACAGATCTGCATTGCCCTGGTAGATGGCTCTCCCGTCGCGAAGCACTTCCACATAACACTTCAGCTGCATGTCCTCATCGCCCGTCTGCCAGACTTTGAGCGTAAAGAGCGAGGGCTTGTCTTCCAGATCACGCAGCCTTCGAAGCGGTGAGACATTAAGCTGTGTGTAAATCGCGAGCGGAAGATTGCTGGCCGGTGTAGCTGTGGCGACCTCGGGGGGAGGTTCGACGGGGTTCAGCGCCAGACCCTCACCACCTCTGCCCGGTTCCGGCGCACTGCCGCGTCCAAGCGGGCCTCGCTCGTTTGATTCGTCCGGTTGAATCTCTGCACGGTTTCCCTCTCTGCTGTCATGCCGTACCCCTTCGTCTTGCTGTTTCGCTCGATTCCTGTTCGGACGTGCCGTACTGGTCGTCGTATACGCACGTGCCCGAATCGGGGGCTCGTCTCCGGCATGCAACAGGAAATTCGCACCGACAGTGAACACGGCAAGTGCATCATTCTTGTTCCCCGAACTGAGGCCGTCGAGGTGATCGGTATTTGTGAGGATGAGATCGAAGGCCAGGCTCAGGGTCAGGTCATGCGTGGCTGGATACTCGAGGGCACCTCCGAAGCCATAGATCATCGCGCCCTTGCTCATACGGAAGTCGAATCCATTCGGACCTTCGACCCGTGTATGATGAAAGAGTCCACCGAGACGCACTTTCCCCACCGGCGTCAGCTGCCAGAACTGGGGCAGCGCCCAGTCCACCCCGACCGTGGCCCCATAATACTTGCTGTCATAGGATGAAATCTGCTGCTTTCCGTACTCGGGAAACAACGCTCTTCCACTGAACTCCGCCGAGAGCGTCCCGGCATACAGCGATCCGGCCAGCGCAAACCGATCTACGAGGAAATACTCCGCACTGAACATCCCGTAGGGATGCGCGGTGTAATTCGCGTACTTGATCGTCGCTTCCTCTCCACCGACGTTGACGCCGGCAATGAGACCGAGACGAACGGCATTTTTCGTATACAGGCGTGGATTCTGCGCCTGAAGCGTTGCGACGCTGAGAGCGAGCGTCAGGCAGGTCATCAACAGAAACTTCATGCGATATCAGGCAATCTGCGGTATCAGGCAATACTATAACGGACCCGCAAATGCGGGTCCGTTATAGTATTCAAAAATTTGCACATGCGAAAGCACTAGCGAACAACCACCATGCTCTTTGCCGTGGTACGGCCACTGGCATTCAGCACATAACGATAGCTGCCACTGGCGACCGGACGTCCACTATTGTCACGGCCATCCCAGCTGATCTGATGCTGACCGGCATCGTAGCGTCCCGCAACAAGCGTACGCACAAGCGCACCCTTGCTGTCATAGATACGCAGTTCCACTTCCTGCTGACCGCCGAGTTCGAAAGCGATGCTGGTAGTGGCGTGGTTGCCCAGCGAGAAGGGATTTGGATAGTTCTGATCGAGCTGCATGGCGACCGGTGCTGCGGGATTGCCACCCACGGAAACCGGCGGCTGCTCTTCAACCACGTGAATCATGTTGATATCCACGTCATTGAGCGTGAGCTTCTTGCCGTCAGGCCAGCGCACCATGACGGAATCGACAGACGTGGCTTCTCCGATACCCACGTGCTGCACGTACGGCTCCTGCGAGCCGGCGCCCTTTCCTGCCGTAACCCAGCGCGTGTAGGTCGTGCCACCAACGATGACATCGATCTTGGCGCCGATAGCATAGGAATTGGAGTTTATGCTGCGGAGGTCGAACGCGACCCAGTTGCCCGCTGCCGCCATATCGTTGCGGTAGAGGCGGAGGCCCGTTTCCGTTGCGATGGCAACATCGAGATCGCCGTCGTTGTCATAATCCGCCCATGCAACACCGAGGCTGTTAACGGCATCGATTCCGGCGGAGTAGCTGACATTGGTGAAACTCTGATCCGCATTCTGCTTGTACAGCGTGGCATTGAAGCAATTTTCACCTGAGGTGACCAGCACATCGAGAAGACCGTCATTGTCGAAATCGCCCCAGGCAACGTCGCCGTCATAGAGATGGAAATTGAGCTTGCTGGTCGTATTCGGAACCTGGGAGTACTGGGCGTTCGGGGGACCCGAATTCGTCCACACCGCAGTCATGTCTCCCGCAGCGAGGCGGAACTTCTCAAGCGCTTCGCCTATGAAGAGATCGGGATCGCCGTCATTGTCGTAATCTGCGAAATCGCAGCCTCGGCTGTTACCGAAAAAGCCGACCAGATTCGGGTCCGTTTTCACGACACCCTGCAGGCCGTGCAGTGAGGAGACTTCACGTAAGAAGCCTGTCCCCTGGTTTTCAAACAGGTAGTTCGGCTGCAGACGGTTGTTG
Protein-coding sequences here:
- a CDS encoding BtpA/SgcQ family protein; amino-acid sequence: MNTPFSSIRLVGMVHLLPLPGSPGYGGSRADIRDRAIRDAVTLQNAGFDAVLIENYGDAPFARDDAGKHVTADMTAFTTAVMQEIDLPVGVQVLRNDAAAGLAIAAATGARFLRVNVHVGAMHTDQGIIEGRAYDTLRFRREIDAMSVHVLADVFVKHAAPITPTSIRDAVRDTVERGLADGIIVTGSGTGEAADLEEVQRATESTAAPVFVGSGVRHETLAETLALAHGVIVGTAIKVGRITRAPVDPEGSRQFVDEARALMR
- a CDS encoding OmpA family protein produces the protein MKFLLMTCLTLALSVATLQAQNPRLYTKNAVRLGLIAGVNVGGEEATIKYANYTAHPYGMFSAEYFLVDRFALAGSLYAGTLSAEFSGRALFPEYGKQQISSYDSKYYGATVGVDWALPQFWQLTPVGKVRLGGLFHHTRVEGPNGFDFRMSKGAMIYGFGGALEYPATHDLTLSLAFDLILTNTDHLDGLSSGNKNDALAVFTVGANFLLHAGDEPPIRARAYTTTSTARPNRNRAKQQDEGVRHDSREGNRAEIQPDESNERGPLGRGSAPEPGRGGEGLALNPVEPPPEVATATPASNLPLAIYTQLNVSPLRRLRDLEDKPSLFTLKVWQTGDEDMQLKCYVEVLRDGRAIYQGNADLYLDGPKDAFTADEFLDLNELLQRNQGDALLPRGNYVVRVSTVEWTHELSSLAQGKFLNIDLRPIFGARADDARTAIVNTAVDVAAEGDEELVVNFFEAGQSAAEREKESGSTRPNRMREPLKLAPIGTVGPRRDALFAEHVQQSFTEALKLQSIAGSAEKAEKLKVVVSEVYFPIDGDQLTEESRMILDNVARQLNQHPEQFAEVRGYANDIGDDTYNQQLARRRANRVLEYLVRQKMNAYRISVADVNEEQLMTAPGDDPRLGRKVEVILRNRGM